From Draconibacterium halophilum, one genomic window encodes:
- a CDS encoding nucleoside kinase gives MRDVEIYCQNTLTSHTYPMGTSLLEISKDLTIKLQNTVCGAIVNHQVKELSFCVVKPKHIEFIDFSHPDGVRMYIRSLIFVLYAAVKEIFPHVAFKVQNGISNGYYCELQGLEHEVSESDIFAIKQEMKAIIEADVPFVKKGLITSHAVDLLAKQGLEDKAELFEQQGHLYSFLYFLNDLGDYFYGNLLPSTGYISNFGVIPYFDGILLQIPRRKHFDKLRKVEYHDKLYEIFQEQKDWAGILNVSTISSLNNFALQNRSGDIIKISEALHEKKIAEIANQISARGNGTKVVLVAGPSASGKTTFSKRLSIQLAVNGLHPYQVSLDDYFVDREHTPTDELGEYDFEALEAIDIEFFNHQLLELFQGKEVRLPKFNFHSGKRMQNGKTLKLEKDDILIVEGIHGMNPGLLTDVHEENTFKIFISALTQISVDEHTHISTADNRLLRRMIRDSRYRGYRASETIKRWPSVRKGEEKNIFPYQENADVMFNSATIYELAVLKKYADPILKSVLENQPEYIESTRLLEFLSYFKPINDLEIPPTSLLREFLGGSSFVY, from the coding sequence ATGCGAGACGTTGAAATTTATTGCCAAAATACACTTACTTCACATACATACCCAATGGGCACTTCGTTGCTCGAAATCAGTAAAGATTTAACCATTAAACTTCAGAATACCGTTTGTGGTGCTATTGTCAATCACCAGGTTAAAGAGCTTTCGTTTTGTGTGGTAAAACCCAAGCACATCGAGTTTATTGATTTTTCGCACCCCGATGGTGTGAGGATGTACATCAGAAGTTTAATATTTGTGCTATATGCCGCCGTTAAAGAGATTTTTCCACATGTGGCATTCAAAGTGCAAAATGGTATTAGCAATGGCTACTATTGCGAATTGCAGGGACTGGAACACGAAGTGTCAGAGTCGGATATTTTTGCCATAAAACAGGAAATGAAGGCCATTATTGAGGCTGATGTTCCGTTTGTAAAAAAGGGTTTGATCACCTCGCATGCTGTTGATTTACTTGCAAAACAAGGGCTGGAAGACAAAGCAGAGTTGTTTGAGCAGCAGGGACATTTGTATTCTTTCCTTTATTTTTTAAATGATTTGGGAGATTATTTTTATGGTAACCTTTTGCCTTCAACCGGTTACATTTCGAATTTTGGTGTGATACCGTATTTTGACGGGATATTATTGCAGATACCGCGACGCAAGCATTTTGATAAATTGCGAAAAGTTGAATACCACGACAAACTATATGAGATCTTTCAGGAACAGAAAGACTGGGCCGGAATTTTGAATGTCTCAACTATTTCAAGCCTTAATAACTTTGCACTTCAGAACAGAAGCGGCGATATCATAAAAATATCGGAGGCTTTGCACGAGAAAAAAATTGCAGAAATTGCCAACCAGATATCGGCACGCGGAAACGGCACCAAAGTAGTATTGGTTGCCGGACCTTCGGCATCGGGAAAAACAACTTTTAGTAAACGACTTAGTATTCAGCTCGCTGTAAACGGACTGCATCCTTACCAGGTGTCGCTCGACGATTACTTTGTGGATCGCGAACATACACCAACAGATGAACTTGGCGAATATGATTTTGAAGCGCTGGAAGCCATCGATATTGAATTTTTTAACCACCAGCTGCTCGAGCTTTTTCAAGGCAAAGAAGTTCGTTTGCCTAAGTTTAATTTTCATAGCGGCAAACGCATGCAAAATGGAAAAACGCTTAAGCTTGAAAAGGATGATATTCTGATCGTTGAAGGAATCCATGGAATGAACCCCGGTTTGTTGACAGATGTGCATGAGGAAAATACTTTTAAGATTTTTATCTCGGCGCTTACTCAGATTTCGGTGGATGAGCACACGCATATTTCTACTGCTGATAACCGATTGCTGCGCCGTATGATTCGCGACAGCAGATACCGTGGCTACCGTGCGTCAGAAACAATTAAGCGATGGCCGTCAGTGCGAAAAGGCGAAGAGAAAAATATCTTCCCGTATCAGGAAAATGCCGATGTGATGTTTAATTCGGCAACTATTTATGAGCTGGCAGTGCTGAAAAAATATGCCGATCCGATACTTAAATCTGTTCTTGAAAACCAGCCGGAATATATTGAATCCACACGTTTACTGGAATTCCTGTCGTACTTTAAACCCATTAATGATTTGGAGATCCCTCCAACATCTTTACTGCGCGAGTTTTTAGGTGGAAGTAGTTTTGTGTATTAA
- a CDS encoding glycoside hydrolase family 53 protein has translation MKSIRLVLLLLPALLFFAACSDNNNEPADPTLLPETKELIAAMDLSQLPEIELTNPTFYNHNNNTKDFLDIIKANGVNTVRLRLWVDPGNEHSAFNEVKTFAKQLKSKGFDIWLTVHYSDTWADPGQQTKPARWSNISYAALKDSVYDYTQKIVTGISPDYIQLGNEINSGFLHPDGNISDQTFQFLELMEQGIQAVRDISSTTKIMIHFAGIDNADWFFNVVRNLDYDMIGLSYYPIWHGKNLTSLKTTMTNLSETFNKEIVLAETAYPFTLEWNDWTNNIVGQEDQLILPDYPATKTGQQQFMERIKQITFDEVDKGRGFCYWGAELIAWKGPEATDASPWENQAVFDFNNKALPVLTVFGAE, from the coding sequence ATGAAAAGTATACGACTAGTTTTGCTACTATTGCCGGCATTATTATTTTTTGCCGCCTGCTCCGACAATAATAATGAACCTGCTGATCCCACTCTCCTGCCGGAAACAAAAGAACTGATAGCTGCTATGGACCTGTCGCAGTTACCTGAAATAGAATTAACGAATCCCACATTTTACAACCATAATAACAATACAAAAGACTTTCTCGACATTATAAAAGCGAACGGAGTGAACACCGTTCGCCTGCGTTTATGGGTAGATCCTGGTAACGAACACTCGGCTTTCAACGAAGTAAAAACTTTTGCCAAGCAATTAAAATCAAAAGGTTTCGACATCTGGCTAACGGTTCATTATTCCGACACCTGGGCTGATCCGGGACAGCAAACCAAACCGGCGCGCTGGAGCAACATTTCTTACGCAGCGTTAAAGGACAGTGTTTATGACTACACCCAAAAAATTGTGACTGGAATTTCGCCCGATTATATTCAGCTCGGAAATGAAATTAACAGCGGATTCTTGCACCCCGACGGAAACATTTCGGATCAGACTTTCCAGTTTCTGGAGCTGATGGAACAGGGAATTCAAGCCGTTCGCGATATCTCATCTACCACTAAAATTATGATTCATTTTGCCGGAATAGACAACGCCGACTGGTTTTTTAATGTGGTTCGTAACCTCGATTACGACATGATTGGATTATCGTATTACCCCATTTGGCATGGCAAAAATTTAACAAGCCTGAAAACGACCATGACCAACCTGAGCGAAACGTTTAACAAAGAAATCGTTCTGGCAGAAACCGCCTATCCTTTCACACTCGAGTGGAACGACTGGACCAATAATATTGTGGGACAGGAAGATCAACTTATTCTTCCTGATTATCCTGCAACAAAAACAGGTCAGCAACAATTTATGGAACGTATTAAACAAATTACGTTTGATGAAGTGGACAAAGGCCGTGGTTTTTGTTACTGGGGTGCCGAACTGATCGCCTGGAAAGGGCCGGAAGCCACTGATGCATCGCCATGGGAAAACCAGGCCGTTTTTGATTTTAACAACAAAGCCCTGCCGGTACTTACTGTATTTGGTGCTGAATAA
- the uvrA gene encoding excinuclease ABC subunit UvrA: protein MTKKKVETNTEVQLAELESEEKISVQGARVHNLRNIDVDIPRNKLTVITGLSGSGKSSLAFDTIYAEGQRRYIETFSAYARSFLGNMERPDVDKITGLSPVISIEQKVTTRNPRSTVGTVTEIYDFLRLLYARAGEAFSYNTGEKMVKYTEEKIINLIKNDFAGKRINILAPVVKGRKGHYRELFEQIRRKGFLTARIDGELTELMHNHKVDRYKNHFIEILVDKLVVDEASTKRLKDSVQTAMKHGHGILMILDHDTNDAKYYSRLLMCPTTGISYNEPAPHNFSFNSPQGACPKCNGLGRVTEIDMDKIMPEKNKSIHKGGIAPLGPYKNTLIFWQIEALGEKHGFTLKTPVKDIPEDGLNEVLFGTNDRIQLKNTPLGNSMNYMMSYDGVIKYIDNQREESTSKTAQKWANQFVKTIECPDCKGMRLKKESLHFKIDGKNISELAKLDLDELGEWLNGLESRITERQLKIGAEVIKEIRDRLGFMLGVGLNYLALDRTAQSLSGGESQRIRLATQIGSQLVNVLYILDEPSIGLHHRDNLKLIQSLEQLRDSGNSVIVVEHDRDTMLHADHLIDMGPHAGRHGGEVVAAGTPKEVLKSRSLTADYLNDRKQIEVPAVRRNGNSDIFKITGCSGNNLNNVTLEIPLGKFICVTGVSGSGKSTLINDTMQPILSQHFYKSLKDPLPYKKVEGLDLIDKVIRVDQSPIGRTPRSNPVTYTNVFGDIRSLFAQLPEAKIRGYKPGRFSFNVKGGRCEDCQGGGLKLIEMNFLPDVYVHCDKCNGKRYNRETLEVRYKGKSISDVLNMTINQGVEFFEHIPSIINKLKTLQDVGLGYITLGQSSTTLSGGESQRVKLAAELAKRDTGKTIYILDEPTTGLHFEDVRVLLEVLNKLVEKGNTVIVIEHNMDVIKVADHIIDIGPEGGKHGGKILCAGTPEEICKNKKSYTATYLKRELGL, encoded by the coding sequence ATGACAAAAAAGAAAGTAGAAACAAATACCGAAGTGCAACTTGCTGAGCTTGAATCTGAGGAGAAGATCAGCGTTCAGGGAGCCCGCGTGCACAATCTCCGAAATATTGATGTTGATATTCCGCGCAACAAGTTAACGGTAATAACCGGCTTGAGTGGAAGTGGAAAATCATCCCTGGCATTCGATACCATTTATGCCGAAGGACAGCGGCGTTACATTGAAACGTTTTCGGCCTATGCTCGTTCGTTTTTGGGTAATATGGAACGCCCTGATGTAGATAAAATAACGGGTCTGAGCCCGGTAATTTCCATCGAACAAAAAGTTACCACCCGAAATCCGCGCTCAACAGTTGGTACGGTAACTGAGATTTACGACTTTTTGCGTTTGTTGTATGCCCGCGCCGGCGAGGCGTTTTCATACAACACCGGCGAAAAAATGGTGAAATACACCGAAGAAAAAATCATCAACCTGATTAAGAATGATTTTGCGGGGAAACGAATAAATATTCTTGCGCCTGTAGTAAAAGGCCGTAAAGGACATTACCGCGAGCTATTCGAGCAGATTCGCCGAAAAGGATTTCTCACGGCACGAATCGACGGTGAGCTGACCGAACTGATGCACAACCACAAGGTCGATCGGTATAAAAATCACTTTATTGAAATTCTTGTCGATAAACTGGTGGTTGATGAAGCCAGCACAAAACGATTGAAAGACAGTGTACAAACGGCCATGAAACACGGGCACGGAATTCTGATGATTCTCGATCACGATACTAACGATGCCAAGTACTACAGTCGTTTATTGATGTGCCCTACTACCGGAATTTCCTACAACGAACCGGCACCGCATAACTTTTCTTTTAACTCGCCACAGGGTGCCTGTCCAAAATGTAACGGGTTGGGGCGCGTTACCGAGATTGATATGGATAAGATTATGCCCGAGAAGAATAAAAGTATTCATAAAGGCGGAATTGCTCCACTTGGGCCTTACAAAAACACGCTAATTTTCTGGCAGATTGAGGCATTGGGCGAAAAACACGGTTTCACTCTAAAAACGCCGGTAAAAGATATTCCTGAAGATGGATTAAACGAGGTGCTGTTTGGCACAAACGACCGTATTCAGTTAAAAAATACTCCACTGGGTAACAGCATGAATTACATGATGAGTTACGATGGGGTAATCAAATACATCGATAACCAGCGCGAAGAAAGTACTTCGAAAACAGCACAGAAGTGGGCTAACCAGTTTGTTAAAACCATTGAGTGCCCGGATTGTAAAGGAATGCGCTTGAAAAAGGAATCGCTGCATTTTAAAATCGATGGAAAAAATATTTCAGAGCTGGCAAAACTGGATCTCGATGAATTAGGCGAATGGCTGAATGGCTTGGAAAGTCGTATTACGGAACGTCAGCTGAAAATTGGTGCCGAAGTGATCAAAGAAATCCGCGACCGCCTTGGTTTTATGCTGGGCGTGGGATTAAATTACCTGGCACTCGACCGCACGGCGCAAAGCCTTTCGGGTGGCGAATCTCAGCGTATTCGTTTAGCTACGCAAATTGGATCGCAGCTGGTAAATGTGCTCTACATTTTGGATGAGCCAAGTATTGGATTGCACCATCGCGATAATCTAAAATTGATTCAGTCTCTGGAACAATTGCGCGATTCGGGTAACTCGGTAATTGTAGTGGAACACGACCGCGATACGATGTTGCACGCCGATCACTTGATTGATATGGGGCCACACGCCGGTCGTCATGGTGGCGAGGTAGTAGCTGCCGGAACACCAAAAGAGGTGCTAAAGTCCAGATCGTTAACTGCCGATTACCTTAACGACAGAAAACAAATTGAAGTGCCGGCTGTGCGCAGAAACGGGAATTCTGATATTTTTAAAATTACAGGGTGTTCGGGAAATAACCTGAATAATGTAACGCTTGAAATTCCGTTGGGTAAATTTATTTGCGTAACGGGTGTTTCCGGTTCCGGAAAATCCACATTGATAAACGATACAATGCAGCCTATTTTGAGTCAGCATTTTTATAAATCGTTAAAAGACCCACTGCCATATAAAAAAGTTGAAGGCCTGGACTTGATTGATAAAGTTATTCGTGTAGACCAGTCGCCGATTGGCCGCACACCGCGCTCAAACCCTGTTACTTACACCAATGTTTTTGGCGATATCAGAAGTTTGTTTGCCCAGTTGCCTGAGGCAAAAATCCGTGGTTATAAACCAGGACGTTTTTCGTTTAACGTAAAAGGCGGTCGATGTGAAGATTGTCAGGGCGGAGGCCTGAAGCTCATAGAAATGAACTTTTTACCCGATGTGTATGTGCATTGCGATAAATGTAATGGCAAACGCTACAACCGCGAAACATTAGAAGTGCGCTACAAAGGGAAATCCATCAGCGATGTGCTGAACATGACGATCAACCAGGGCGTGGAGTTTTTCGAGCATATTCCGTCGATTATCAATAAACTGAAGACTTTGCAGGATGTTGGTTTAGGCTACATTACTTTGGGGCAGTCGTCAACCACACTTTCGGGAGGCGAATCGCAACGGGTAAAACTGGCTGCAGAGCTGGCCAAACGCGACACCGGCAAAACCATTTATATTTTGGACGAACCAACAACGGGTTTGCATTTCGAGGATGTACGAGTATTGCTTGAAGTGCTGAATAAACTGGTGGAGAAAGGAAATACCGTAATCGTTATCGAGCATAACATGGATGTTATAAAAGTTGCCGATCATATTATCGATATTGGTCCGGAAGGTGGGAAACACGGAGGGAAAATCTTGTGTGCCGGAACGCCGGAAGAAATCTGCAAAAACAAAAAATCGTACACAGCCACATATTTGAAGCGGGAGCTGGGGTTGTAG
- a CDS encoding MFS transporter produces the protein MFERLYRYLNKEDQQRVCTDITEEACKHAPRNFFLQIFSNVFTQFGGTLSNPKTVLTWLMSYVSAPVYLISLIVPLRESGSMVPQVFFAQLIRKHSIRKWIWVTGALLQFLAIASIGLIALNFKSVTAGWLIVAAVVLFSLSRSMSSLTSKDIMGKTIPKTRRGRLKGYSVSVSGVLVLAAGLFMLYQSQNNATISFYTTIIFFAASTWLVAAVIYSRIKEFPSKIKKEEDDKYGILSSFALLKTDKHFRDFILARTLLLCTALSAPFYVILAQEHVGKEAYLLGLFIIAKGVASILSSPIWGRYADKSSKNIMAAAVLIASFLGIFIFFTITYFDSLRSAKWLYPVVLFILGIAHQGVRLGRKTYVIDMATENERTSYVSVSNTVIGIILLMVGGLSALVSLLSVEGVILLLSLLGLVGAYKSYKLPNVEKI, from the coding sequence ATGTTTGAAAGACTTTACCGCTACTTGAATAAAGAAGACCAGCAACGTGTTTGTACCGACATTACTGAAGAGGCTTGCAAACATGCTCCCCGTAATTTCTTTTTACAAATATTCAGCAATGTATTTACCCAATTTGGTGGTACGCTAAGCAACCCAAAAACGGTTTTAACCTGGCTCATGAGCTATGTGAGCGCACCAGTTTACCTTATCAGTTTAATTGTGCCGCTGCGCGAATCAGGATCGATGGTGCCCCAGGTATTTTTTGCACAGCTTATTCGTAAACATTCTATCCGAAAGTGGATTTGGGTAACTGGCGCTTTGCTACAGTTTTTAGCCATAGCGTCTATTGGTTTAATTGCCTTAAATTTTAAAAGCGTAACTGCCGGATGGTTGATTGTGGCAGCGGTTGTATTGTTTAGTTTATCAAGAAGTATGAGTTCGCTGACCTCAAAAGACATAATGGGAAAAACCATCCCCAAAACACGGCGAGGACGATTAAAAGGTTATTCTGTCTCTGTTTCGGGAGTGTTGGTGCTGGCAGCAGGTCTTTTTATGTTATATCAGTCGCAAAACAATGCAACTATAAGCTTTTATACCACTATCATCTTTTTTGCCGCTTCAACCTGGCTTGTGGCTGCAGTTATTTATTCAAGAATAAAAGAATTTCCGAGTAAAATTAAAAAGGAAGAGGATGATAAATACGGCATATTGTCGAGTTTTGCTCTATTAAAAACGGATAAGCATTTCCGGGACTTTATCTTGGCCCGTACCTTGTTGCTATGTACCGCGCTGTCGGCACCTTTTTACGTTATTCTGGCACAAGAGCATGTTGGCAAAGAAGCCTACTTACTCGGACTATTTATTATTGCCAAAGGAGTTGCATCTATCCTTAGTTCGCCAATTTGGGGCAGATATGCCGATAAGTCGAGCAAGAACATTATGGCTGCGGCGGTACTTATCGCTTCTTTTCTGGGTATTTTCATCTTTTTTACCATAACTTATTTCGATTCTTTACGAAGTGCAAAATGGCTTTATCCTGTTGTCTTATTCATATTAGGAATTGCACACCAAGGGGTTCGTTTGGGCCGTAAAACGTATGTTATTGATATGGCCACCGAAAACGAACGCACCAGCTATGTATCAGTTAGCAATACTGTAATCGGCATCATTCTTTTAATGGTGGGCGGGTTAAGTGCTCTGGTTTCGCTGTTGTCGGTTGAAGGAGTAATATTGCTGCTCTCGCTGCTTGGTTTAGTGGGTGCTTACAAAAGCTACAAACTTCCTAATGTTGAGAAAATATAA